The following coding sequences are from one Solea solea chromosome 11, fSolSol10.1, whole genome shotgun sequence window:
- the mical1 gene encoding F-actin-monooxygenase mical1: MTSQDPVNVSHAAFDLFVQAQTCKDVKHHFAELCRLLDINPKDFRTFYIKVKEKLNYWKAKALWTKLDKRASHADYQQGKVCIKNKCLVLGAGPCGLRTAIELSLLGAQVVVLEKRESFTRNNVLHLWPFTIYDLRGLGAKKFYGKFCSGSLDHISIRQLQLILLKVSLLLGVEVHTGVEFQGLIEPSEENGWMAKLLPASHPAATFQFDVFISAGGGSFVPTGFKHKELRGKLAIGITANFINRHTAAEAQVEEISGVARIYNQKFFQDLLTETGIDLENIVYYKDDTHYFVMTAKKKSLLKMGVIKQDHADAEELLAPANVDSEALKRYAHDAANFSTGGKLPDLQFVKSHAGKPDVAVFDFTCMHRAENASLVRERRGKKLLTGLVGDCLVEPFWPLGTGIARGFLAAFDTAWMVRSWGMGVPHFKVLAERESMYQLLSQTTPENTSKNYAGYSINPKTRYQRVNLSAIHAHQVQHLYDVDKSQPSSKRQKEKSQDSIHGFEELLKWCQKHTVGYDHVNVKDFTHSWRSGLALCALIHHFRPDLIDMCSLDESNAIHNNQLAFSVLEKELGIPPVMSTADLAKSGQIDKLSMVLYLTQIHDAFTVPAKDTSLHPTGSLPLLKPLTLSRAQSAVFFLSKLKHNSLQRRKEKLAAEKQSSEGETRMGDEDSTAVSSVSPELSPIRDQAPAPEPETSPGVSMTNSEECYFCGQKVYVLERISAEGKFFHRSCFNCHKCNITLRLGAYTFDQATGRFYCELHSEELELANGAETSHEDERTNIENGLSSDDYTPSPSDEEFEHTLDCAPSLPTQTHGSDGQDQHVLVPKEESREPHTSKTPETPTNPPSQAKVAAFTEETEELPYPIPKPRSSRQTTPSLQPSPVAKPRTIHLHNSSSLENNSSPVQTKEIATTTPDSRPKQSLRKLQLTNEEKNQLINLQSLSADSDSETPGGSSSCSSSSATAGGPSPPKPEGLDGQEEEGYWSGSTASHMREKRNRRCFRRKEMPSGQPRVRSKFSPWNLSSPRISRDTRLSVLIKHPGRVETTFTHAHRTSEEGADGDDDDDDDMFEQDIDLFDEMAVPSDPVEAEKLELMKMKTLERKAKMSELQRFRQAQSIQRRLEEIEVNFKELEEKGVVLEQTLRGEAGSNDSSDMIEDWIQLVHEKNALVSEESDLMVESRQLELEDKQSMLELELRKFMELNDKTTEQKAEEQRLFEQMMEVVDMRDSLVSFLDEKRLKEMSEEQEAFTIMEAKRHSKAGAQVQWD, translated from the exons ATGACAAGTCAGGACCCGGTCAACGTTTCACATGCTGCATTTGACCTCTTTGTCCAAGCCCAGACTTGTAAGGATGTGAAGCATCACTTCGCAGAGCTCTGCAGGCTACTGGACATCAACCCCAAGGATTTCAGGACCTTCTATATCAAAGTGAAGGAAAAACTGAACTACTGGAAAGCCAAAGCTTTGTGGACAAAGCTGGACAAAAGGGCATCTCATGCAGATTACCAGCAAGGAAAAGTCTGTATCAAAAACAAG tgtctcgTATTGGGTGCAGGACCATGTGGGCTGAGAACGGCCATCGAACTGTCTCTGCTGGGGGCTCAGGTGGTGGTGTTGGAGAAGCGAGAGTCTTTCACCAGGAACAATGTTCTCCACCTGTGGCCCTTTACCATCTATGACCTCCGCGGGCTCGGAGCCAAGAAGTTCTATGGCAAATTCTGCTCTGGCTCTCTGGATCACATCA gcatTCGCCAGCTGCAGTTGATTTTATTGAAAGTGTCTCTTCTCCTCGGGGTGGAGGTGCACACTGGAGTGGAGTTCCAGGGTTTGATTGAGCCCTCAGAGGAAAATG GTTGGATGGCGAAGCTGCTTCCTGCATCTCATCCTGCCGCGACCTTCCAGTTTGATGTCTTCATCTCTGCCGGGGGAGGCAGCTTTGTCCCCACTG gTTTTAAGCACAAGGAGCTGAGAGGCAAGCTGGCTATCGGCATCACAGCTAACTTCATTAacagacacacagctgctgaggCCCAAGTAGAAGAGATCAGTGGCGTGGCACGCATCTACAACCAGAAGTTCTTCCAAGATCTGCTCACTGAGACCG GTATTGATCTGGAGAATATTGTCTACTACAAAGATGACACCCACTACTTTGTCATGACCGCCAAGAAGAAGAGCCTGCTGAAAATGGGGGTCATTAAACAG GACCACGCTGATGCAGAGGAGCTACTGGCCCCAGCAAATGTGGATAGTGAGGCTCTGAAACGCTATGCCCATGATGCAGCAAACTTCTCCACAGGTGGAAAACTACCTGACCTCCAGTTTGTTAAGAGCCATGCTGGCAAGCCAGATGTGGCCGTGTTTGACTTCACCTGCATGCACCGTGCAGAGAATGCCTCACTTGtcagggagaggaggggaaagaAACTGTTGACGGGTCTTGTCGGGGATTGCTTGGTGGAG CCTTTCTGGCCTCTGGGAACAGGCATAGCCCGTGGCTTCCTAGCTGCTTTTGACACAGCATGGATGGTGAGAAGCTGGGGGATGGGTGTCCCACATTTTAAGGTCCTGGCTGAGCG CGAGAGCATGTACCAGCTCCTGTCCCAGACCACaccagaaaacaccagcaaaaaCTACGCTGGTTACAGCATCAACCCCAAAACCAGATACCAGAGGGTCAACCTCTCTGCCATCCACGCCCACCAG GTGCAGCATCTATATGATGTTGATAAATCCCAACCATCAAGcaagagacagaaggagaagagTCAAG ATTCAATCCACGGTTTTGAAGAGTTGCTGAAATGGtgccaaaaacacactgtaGGATACGACCATGTGAATGTCAAAGATTTTACTCATTCGTGGAGGTCTGGACTGGCTCTGTGCGCACTGATTCACCACTTCAGACCTGATCTCAT TGACATGTGCTCCCTGGATGAGTCAAATGCTATACACAACAACCAACTGGCCTTCAGCGTCCTGGAGAAGGAGCTGGGAATCCCTCCAGTCATGTCCACCGCTGACTTGGCCAAGAGCGGTCAGATAGACAAGTTGTCCATGGTTCTCTACCTCACCCAGATCCACGATGCCTTCACTGTGCCAGCAAAAGATACAAGTTTAC ACCCTACAGGCTCCTTGCCATTGTTGAAGCCTCTGACTCTCTCCCGGGCACAGTCGGCTGTCTTTTTCCTGAGCAAGCTGAAGCACAACTCTCTGCAAAGACGTAAA GAGAAGCTGGCAGCAGAGAAACAATCAAGTGAAGGCGAGACAAGGATGGGAGATGAGGATAGT aCGGCGGTGTCTTCTGTGTCCCCCGAGCTCAGTCCTATACGTGACCAAGCTCCAGCGCCTGAGCCTGAAACCAGTCCGGGTGTGTCGATGACAAACAGCGAGGAGTGTTATTTTTGCGGTCAAAAGGTTTACGTGCTGGAGCGCATTAGTGCTGAGGGCAAGTTCTTCCATCGCAGCTGCTTCAACTGCCACAAGTGCAACATTACACTTAGACTGGGGGCATACACCTTTGACCAGGCCACAG GGAGGTTTTACTGTGAGCTGCACTCTGAAGAGCTGGAGCTGGCAAACGGGGCTGAAACTTCTCATGAG GATGAAAGGACAAATATAGAGAATGGGCTTTCCAGCGATGACTATACACCGTCTCCATCAGACGAGGAGTTTGAGCACACTTTGGACTGTGCTCCCTCTTTACCTACACAGACGCATGGTTCTGATGGACAGGACCAGCATGTACTTGTACCCAAAGAAGAGTCCAGAGAACCACATACTTCAAAGACCCCAGAAACCCCTACAAATCCTCCATCTCAAGCCAAGGTAGCAGCTTTCactgaggagacagaggagcttCCTTATCCTATCCCTAAGCCCCGTTCCTCTCGGCAAACCACACCCAGCCTACAACCTTCCCCAGTAGCAAAACCTCGTACAATCCACCTTCACAATTCCTCAAGTCTAGAAAATAATTCCTCTCCAGTCCAAACAAAAGAAATTGCTACGACCACACCAGACTCCCGTCCTAAGCAGTCCCTGCGGAAGCTTCAGCTCACCAATGAGGAGAAAAACCAACTGATTAATCTTCAGAGTTTAAGTGCAGACTCAGACTCTGAAACTCCTGGTGGCTCCTCATCCTGCTCCTCTTCTTCAGCAACAGCAGGAGGTCCAAGCCCTCCTAAACCAGAGGGCCTGGACGGCCAAGAAGAGGAGGGCTACTGGAGCGGCAGCACCGCTAGTCACATGCGGGAGAAAAGGAACCGACGGTGCTTCAGGAGGAAAGAGATGCCAAGCGGGCAGCCGAGGGTACGATCAAAGTTTTCCCCCTGGAATCTCTCGTCCCCACGGATCAGCAGAGACACACGTCTCAGTGTCCTCATTAAACATCCAGGGAGAGTGG AAACAACATTCACACATGCCCACAGAACCTCAGAGGAGGGTGCTGATGGagatgacgacgatgacgacgatATGTTTGAACAAGATATTGACCTATTTGATGAGATG GCGGTGCCATCAGACCCTGTTGAGGCTGAGAAGCTGGagttgatgaagatgaagacccTGGAGCGAAAAGCCAAGATGAGTGAATTACAACGATTCCGTCAAGCACAG TCCATCCAGAGGAGACTGGAGGAGATTGAGGTGAATTtcaaggagctggaggagaaagGTGTCGTGCTGGAGCAGACTCTGCGTGGAGAGGCTG gCAGCAATGACTCTTCTGACATGATCGAGGACTGGATCCAACTTGTTCACGAGAAGAACGCATTGGTTTCTGAGGAGTCTGACCTCATGGTGGA gTCTCGTCAGCTGGAGCTTGAAGACAAGCAGAGTATGTTGGAGTTGGAGTTAAGGAAGTTCATGGAGCTGAATG